TAGATATAACACTGATTTGCCCAGATATCCGTGAGGGCAAGGGGGAGTTCTGCACGCAAGCGGGCCTCTGCATCGAGAATGCGCTCGCACTGCATCAGATGCACAAGGCTCTGGTCGAAGGCCTGCTGGGTGAATGTCCATGCTGACAGGGCGTGATGGGCCGTATAGCGCGCTAGAGCAGATGAGGATTCCGATCGGATGACCTTTTCTGCATCTCCGATCATGGTATCTCCACGGAAGGCTTCTCCTACCCGAGCACGACCTTCAGACTTGAGCGTGGCGAACAATCGTTGTCCATCCCAAAGCATATCGTATTCTTCAGCGATACGCAATCGAAGACTTCGATGGACCTCTTGATCATCAGCCGTCATCAATCCATGCACGGCCATCAGATGTAGGCACTCCAATGTGATAAGGTGAGCTTCGAGGTCCTGGGCTTGATCGATGAGTTTTTGCAGATGACGGGATGCAACACTCAGCAATCCCCGGTGGATCAACACCCTGCACCTATTAAGCTCATGCCTGAGGGTCATCAATGGGTCATTATTGCGTTGAAAAGCCTCCAGGGCATCTAGGACCTTTTCGAAGAGTCTATGCTTGAGAACCGCGAATCGCTGGGTACAGCCGTCCTGCTCCATCTGTTCTACCAGTGGAGATTCATCGTAAGTCTCTTGACCATCGATCAGGTCGAATAGCCGGATGTAATCCATCGAGTGCTTGGAAGAATGTGTACGCACATGGATCTTGAAATACCGTTTCTCACTCCGTGACATGGAGTGGATGAGCTGATGGAGTTGGGTAGATGCTGAGTTTGCCATACATGAAAATTATCCATGAACGGATGGCAAATCAATAATCAGTCAAGCAACGGTAGAAATGGAACGAGTAAAGGGAGTGTGTGGATCGAGGAGCTTATCGGTTCTCTTCCCGATCCTCATCATCCTCGTCATCCTCGTCATCGGTGATACCATCAGAGTCCAGGATATCACTATCACGCATCTGCGTATCCACAGGGCGATCATTGGAACCCATATCCTCGATCTGCTCAATGGACTTGAAACTATCCAGCGTATCTCCAGCAGGAGGTATGAGCTCATCTTTGGCACATCCTGTGACCAAGAAGATCAAGGCTACAAAAAAGCCGAGCAGGTGAATTATATGTTTCTGTGTATTCACTTTGGGGTACACTCTATACGAAATTAGTACAAAAATAGTATCCTTCCAAACTGTAAATCAAGGCGTTCGGGTACTGTGTTCAGGCATTGATCACATTGCTGAGCTCTTCTTTCTCCCGCAATGGGATGAGGATATCGATGCGTGTACCCTTGATCATTCCCTCCTCTTCCAACTGTACCGGACCGATGATCTCAAAAGAGGTCCCGGTCATCTCGCTGTACAGATTGAGCCTATGCTGGGTAATGTTCATCCCTTTGGATTCGTGGTCGGGGACATGCCCGTTCTTCTGTCCTTGACTCTCATCGATACCGATTCCGTCATCCTGGATACGTATGCGCATGCGATCATCGATTCCTTGGATATCGACATCCACCCGACCTGCGTCCGGCTTGGGAAGGATTCCGTGCCAGATGGAATTCTCTACAAAGGGCTGTAAAAGCATGGATGGCACCCGTATACTGGCGGTATCCAGTGAGGGGTCCACATGGATGTGGTAGGAGAACCGGTCGTTGAAGCGCATACTCTCCAGATGGAGATAGAGCTCAAGCCGCTCGATCTCGTCTTGAAGACTGACCCAGGTCGTTGCGGTCGAGTCCAGATTCTTGCGTATGAGCTTTGCAAAGCTGGACAGATAGCGATTGGCCGATCGCTTATCCTCCCGATTGATATAGTACTGGATGGCATTCAGGGCATTGAAGATGAAATGGCGATTCATGCTTGAATTGAGTGATTGCTGTTCCAAGCTTTGCATGCGGTTCTTGTACCCGAGCTCGACCAGACTCTGCTTCCTTTGCCTGACCTCTCTTCTCCAGCGTAAAACAGAGAGCACTAGAGCGCTGATCAGGATGGCTTCGATGAGCAAGGCCCACCAACGCAGATAGATAGGTGGTAATATCCGGAAGTCAATTTGGGCCATCTCGCCTATCTCATTCCCATCCTCATCCACACATCTGACCATGAAACAATACTTTCCGAATCCCAAAGAGGAATAGGTGATGGAGGTCGAATTGCCTGCGGAGGTCCATTGACTCTCCAAGCCATCCATCCTATACTCATAGGTGATAGACCCCGGGTCGGATAACCGCACCCCCTTGAAATCGAATGTGATATGGTTCTCATCCGGCTGGAAGGTGAGGTCGATAGGTAATCCATGCACATGATCCATTCCCGAGGATCGGGTGCTGATATCGAAGGGTTCGGCATAGAGTCTTATACCTGTGATATGAAGCACCGGCTCTGGAAGAGGTGCCTGCTCCAGGAATTCCTCTTCATCGAATCGCACCACTCCTTTATTGGTCCCGAACCACACCTGCCCTGAACCTTGCTGGTAGATTGCATTGAGATTGCACTCCAGTCCCGGTAGACCATCCTGTATACCGTATTGCCTGAAATTCATCTGAGCTACATCTTCTAGCACCTGTGCGGAGAACAGCCCTTGATTGGTCCCTACGTAGAGTTGCCCAGCCTTGCTGCAGTGAAGAAAGTTGATGTTATTGGCATCTACCTGACCTGAGAGCATCACTTGGATGACCGAGTCACTCATCAGTATGTGCAATCCGTTCTTAGCGCCTACCCAGAGCCTTCCCCATGGGTCATCCTGTATGGAATAGATGGTATTATCATTGAGACCACTCGACTCATCCAAGCGCATGACCCATTCATCATCGATACGATACAGGCCATTCTGGGCACCGAGCCACATTGCTCCATCAATGGATTGTTGGATAGCGCGTACCCGCCTGCCCTCGAATCCGGTCTCTTCAATGAGATGCATGAATTCATCATCACCATAGACCACTGTAGCTCCTTCCCTATGACCGATGTGGATATTGCCGATGTCGTCCTCGAAAAGGGACGTGATCCGATTGCTGGGTAATTCATCCTCATACAAGCGAGTAAAACTCTTTCCATCCACACTCCGATATAGTCCGGTAGAGGTACCCGCCCAAATCCTCCCGGTCTGGTCACGCAGGAGACTCCACACATCTGTGCGGATGAAGGATTCGAGATCTTCGACCTTCCCATCTGACCGGATCAGTTGAAGCCCCTCATCGAACATCCCGAGATACATCGCATCTCCGTATTCTACCGCAGATAGCATGAGTTCACTCTGGAGTGGATTGCCTGTCGCATAGGTACTGAAGAGGTCTCCTGTGAATCGGTAAATGCCTTGACCATTGCTTGCCAGCCAGATATTCCCTTCCCGGTCCTGCTCTACGGCTCTGAGGTTGTCATAGGCGAGTCCGTTCTTCGCAGTGTATCGGTTCCACTCTCCCTGATCCAAGGTCACCGCGCCATCAGGCCCAACCCCCCAAAAAGCCCCTTCAGAACTTATAAGGATATCTCTCAGATAGGAGACTTCCATATCCTGTGGAGGAGCGACCCGATTCCATTTGTCCGTATATGTCCAAAGGCCATCACCCAATGTGCTGCACCACAAGCGATCTGCGGACACGTGTACATCCGAGATATTAAGGTCATCTCTGGATGGCCATCGGTCTGTAAAACTGAACAGACCTCTTGATCCGGCTATCAGACCGTTGGGGATATCCAACCAACGTATGTTGGTCCCGTGATCCAAGATGGGTGCTTCGAATTGACGAGTATTCAAGGAAAAAGAGAAATAGCCATTGCGATTGGTCGCGATCCAGAGGGTACTATCATTGACCAATTGCATGTGTTGTACACGACTATCCACGAAACTCCTTGGAAAGGGATAGGAGAAGAATTCCCCATTGGTCAGTTGAGTGAATCCTCCTACACCACCGAAGAATAGCTCTCCATCATCACTGACCAGAATGGAGGTGACCACATTATCAACCAGTCCATCCGACTTGTAGAAATTCTTGACCTCGGTCCCATCGAATCGGCTCAATCCGCTCGCAGTTGCGACCCATAGATAGCCCCCCGGCCCTTGGGCCATATCATTGACCTGGGATTGGGCGAGCCCGTCTTCGATGCCGAGATTCAGGAAGGTGTGGTATTGCGCCATCGTGCCCAATGACCCCATCAAGAGAAGTACGAGTATGCTTGATCTCATGACTGCACCCGTTCAAGGAATTCACCGAGCTTTCTGCGGCTGATAGGTACGCGTGTACCATCACTCATCAGTGCGACATTGCCATCAGTGCGGGAGAATCCTTTCAGGTGATAGAGCACATTGACGATGTGGGATTTATGGGTGCGGAAGAATATTTGCGGGTTGAGTCGTTGCTCGAACACGCGAATGTTCTTGCTGCTCAGATGGCGTTCTCCGGTGCTCAGAAATATCCTGGTATAGCTTTCAGCGGCTTCCAAATGGATGATCTCACTGCTCTTGACCATCACAAATCCATCAGCCGTAGGTATGGTAGTACGGTCGAGCTCTTTGAGATTGGCCAGTTTGAGCATTTCCTTGGTCCAGCTGGGTGTTGCATCGCTACTGCTTTCCTTCCGCTTGACAAGCTTCTGTACGCATGCCTCCAATTCATCGATACTGATCGGTTTCTCCAGATAATCTACGGCTCCCTCTTTCAATGCGCGTAGAGCGTATTCATCATGAGCAGTTGTGAATACCACTTGGATAGCCCTATTCGGGAGATGCTCAAGAAGTTCGAATCCGGTCATTCCCGGCATACGGATATCCAGAAAGAGTACGTCTGGAGTAGTGTCCTCTATCTGTTCCAAAGCCTCTTTAGCACTTGCTGCCATCGCATATACCTGGATTTCAGGACAATACTCAGATAGCAATTCGGCCAGATTGTGACGGCAATGATGCTCGTCATCCACAATGATGGCCTGTAGCGGTGATGATGACATCTAAAGGGGCTTTGATTCAATAACGTAAATTGAATGCTGGATTTCACTGCGATCGCGCAGAAGGCCCTTCTGATCGAGTGAACAAGTACTAATTTCTTTTCAGCGTTCGCAGCAGATCGCTGAGCTGACTTTTGGATACGGGAATCCGTGACCCATTGCTCATGATCACGTGATTTCCTTCTTGTCGGTCGAAGGCTTCCAATTCATCCAAATTGACCATGAATGAACGGTGGCAACGGAAGAAACTCTGAGGAAGGAGGTCTTCTTCATAGGTCTTCAGTGTGCGCGTATCCAGATAGGAGCTTCCATCCTTGAAATGGATATTCACACAATTCCCTTCGGCCCGCAGGTAGATGATCTCTTCAGGCCTGACCATACGTATGCCTGTGGCATGAGAGATGGCCAATCGGTCGGCTCGCTGGAGCAGTTCCTTGCTCAGGCGTTCTATCCGCTCCCGGTAATCCAAGGCCTTGTCTTCCCGATCCTTAAAAGAGGCATAGCGCT
Above is a window of Flavobacteriales bacterium DNA encoding:
- a CDS encoding histidine kinase yields the protein MRSSILVLLLMGSLGTMAQYHTFLNLGIEDGLAQSQVNDMAQGPGGYLWVATASGLSRFDGTEVKNFYKSDGLVDNVVTSILVSDDGELFFGGVGGFTQLTNGEFFSYPFPRSFVDSRVQHMQLVNDSTLWIATNRNGYFSFSLNTRQFEAPILDHGTNIRWLDIPNGLIAGSRGLFSFTDRWPSRDDLNISDVHVSADRLWCSTLGDGLWTYTDKWNRVAPPQDMEVSYLRDILISSEGAFWGVGPDGAVTLDQGEWNRYTAKNGLAYDNLRAVEQDREGNIWLASNGQGIYRFTGDLFSTYATGNPLQSELMLSAVEYGDAMYLGMFDEGLQLIRSDGKVEDLESFIRTDVWSLLRDQTGRIWAGTSTGLYRSVDGKSFTRLYEDELPSNRITSLFEDDIGNIHIGHREGATVVYGDDEFMHLIEETGFEGRRVRAIQQSIDGAMWLGAQNGLYRIDDEWVMRLDESSGLNDNTIYSIQDDPWGRLWVGAKNGLHILMSDSVIQVMLSGQVDANNINFLHCSKAGQLYVGTNQGLFSAQVLEDVAQMNFRQYGIQDGLPGLECNLNAIYQQGSGQVWFGTNKGVVRFDEEEFLEQAPLPEPVLHITGIRLYAEPFDISTRSSGMDHVHGLPIDLTFQPDENHITFDFKGVRLSDPGSITYEYRMDGLESQWTSAGNSTSITYSSLGFGKYCFMVRCVDEDGNEIGEMAQIDFRILPPIYLRWWALLIEAILISALVLSVLRWRREVRQRKQSLVELGYKNRMQSLEQQSLNSSMNRHFIFNALNAIQYYINREDKRSANRYLSSFAKLIRKNLDSTATTWVSLQDEIERLELYLHLESMRFNDRFSYHIHVDPSLDTASIRVPSMLLQPFVENSIWHGILPKPDAGRVDVDIQGIDDRMRIRIQDDGIGIDESQGQKNGHVPDHESKGMNITQHRLNLYSEMTGTSFEIIGPVQLEEEGMIKGTRIDILIPLREKEELSNVINA
- a CDS encoding response regulator transcription factor; the encoded protein is MSSSPLQAIIVDDEHHCRHNLAELLSEYCPEIQVYAMAASAKEALEQIEDTTPDVLFLDIRMPGMTGFELLEHLPNRAIQVVFTTAHDEYALRALKEGAVDYLEKPISIDELEACVQKLVKRKESSSDATPSWTKEMLKLANLKELDRTTIPTADGFVMVKSSEIIHLEAAESYTRIFLSTGERHLSSKNIRVFEQRLNPQIFFRTHKSHIVNVLYHLKGFSRTDGNVALMSDGTRVPISRRKLGEFLERVQS
- a CDS encoding response regulator transcription factor; this translates as MQLRAVIIDDELHARENLALLIESYCPSINVVASGQDVMSGKKVIDESDPDVVFLDIRMPSGAEGFELLNLIDDPGFMVVFVTAFKDYAIDAFKVNAVDYILKPIDIDELIQTVSRLEKRYASFKDREDKALDYRERIERLSKELLQRADRLAISHATGIRMVRPEEIIYLRAEGNCVNIHFKDGSSYLDTRTLKTYEEDLLPQSFFRCHRSFMVNLDELEAFDRQEGNHVIMSNGSRIPVSKSQLSDLLRTLKRN